A stretch of Apis cerana isolate GH-2021 linkage group LG1, AcerK_1.0, whole genome shotgun sequence DNA encodes these proteins:
- the LOC108003611 gene encoding F-BAR domain only protein 2 isoform X2 produces the protein MTVDFADYFWGEKNNGFDVLYHNMKHGAVASKELAEFLKERSTIEENNYKVLSKLAKQAGSSSSIQGTFAPVWAALRGAAEKLAGLHLQMAQRVTELIKDVSKYTDELHKKHKAVKEEESSTLEIVQNIQSITVTLHKAKDMRTQKSLELEKLKKDNASQKELEKAEIKFKKAQDDYKTLVDKYMIIRNDFQTKMTQACRRFQDVEETHLKHMKEFLNIYADVLQSNHEQVGQVHIDFKRQCLDMTVDKLLEQFVQSKSTGFEKPGTFEYEEIMTSLGEMTSHSQLESNIETSKETSKGANGETGVAGNTHSSKNDRGLKGEGCQVDEEKGTVQEKENERLNERDRELSHVQATKASRRTTSLLNLFMSNSQAMSVVSDKQKQAGSGSAPATPQGNNLPPAVPPPSISRNPLRGSKLVTRIMVPPLCTLLDQQWFLRSRREKRKEKKAKKKKDIVETSSNKEEKEDKDDSRKSETPTPEVDEDGFCIRPKTEPWENEKGFYSSSDTDSEDDRERKIRVEIKPLSNGGAPMSASVDELRATVENLSLSPAPTGRRGSNTDSDHHMKRSQSVSQQLGGKPSSDLLGLNLFNPSSTPSSASTPTGSHPYAPLQSPPPLSLSPTPQPQPPQSAPPTHPHPRFPDGDLFSEVGDITPALPPKQSASSTPTGSIIIPRPPSRRGEGPSPRGRNSPATISRADSVASLEFRTAGVGVGSSRGPSPLTIGLADTIPLAVAFHEIVHSYFRGTDETRCQVKLSGDMMLSFPAGIVTVLANNPNPAKLTFRVRNSNRLEKLFPNNQLVSMDATQTTVDSTIFEFNMSALTTLLRKQAEQNPSASYFNVDILKYQIKCKEGAGSCPFQLVAYWKCETTHTDLKIDYKYNSRAMASPSPLLNLHVAAPIDGGFKSLNSKPQAQWLSETNRILWKFTELSQHSEGNGVGSLKARVELGHGPGNQGTIFTQFNCEGTTLSGVEFELLGPGYRLSLVKRRFVSGKYICDGDSDSRSRYAAPPSNVD, from the exons ATGACTGTGGATTTCGCCGACTACTTTTGG gGCGAAAAGAATAATGGATTTGACGTGTTATATCATAACATGAAGCATGGTGCAGTTGCAAGTAAGGAGTTGGCTGAGTTTCTAAAAGAACGATCAactatagaagaaaataattataaggtTCTAAGTAAACTTGCAAAACAAGCTGGCAGTAGCAGTAGTATACAAGGAACATTTGCACCTGTTTGGGCTGCCTTAAGAGGTGCAGCAGAAAAACTTGCTGGCTTACATTTGCAAATGGCCCAAAGGGTCACTGAACTAATAAAAGATGTATCAAAATATACAGATGAATTGCATAAGAAACATAAGGct gtaaaagaagaagaatcatcTACCTTGGAAATTGTACAGAATATACAGAGTATTACTGTAACTTTACATAAAGCAAAAGATATGCGTACACAAAAGAGTctggaattggaaaaattaaagaaagataatgccagtcaaaaagaattagaaaaagcagaaattaagtttaaaaaagcCCAAGATGATTATAAAACTTTGgttgataaatatatgatcATACGGAATGATTTTCAAACCAAAATGACTCAAGCATGCAGG CGATTTCAAGATGTAGAAGAGACACATTTAAAACATATgaaggaatttttaaatatttatgcagaTGTTTTACAATCAAATCACGAACAAGTTGGTCAAGttcatatagattttaaaCGACAATGTTTGGATATGACAGTGGACAAACTTCTAGAACAATTTGTACAAAGCAAATCCACAGGTTTTGAAAAACcag gTACATTTGAATATGAAGAAATCATGACAAGTTTAGGAGAAATGACCAGTCATTCTCAATTGGAAAGCAATATTGAAACATCTAAGGAAACATCAAAAGGAGCAAATGGAGAAACAGGCGTTGCGGGTAACACTCACAGTTCAAAAAACGATCGGGGATTAAAAGGGGAGGGTTGTCAGGTGGATGAGGAAAAGGGGACggtacaagaaaaagaaaatgaaagactGAATGAAAGGGATAGAGAACTGTCACATGTACAAGCCACCAAGGCTTCCCGCCGTACTACCTCGCTACTCAACCTGTTCATGTCCAACTCCCAGG CAATGAGTGTTGTTTCAGACAAACAGAAGCAAGCAGGGTCTGGTTCGGCACCTGCAACTCCTCAGGGGAACAACCTGCCTCCTGCTGTTCCACCTCCCAGCATCTCCAGGAACCCTCTCAGAGGATCTAAAT TGGTAACGCGTATTATGGTTCCTCCACTCTGCACTCTTTTAGATCAGCAAT GGTTTCTTCGCagcagaagagaaaaaagaaaagaaaagaaggcaaaaaagaagaaggatatTGTGGAAACGAGCAGcaacaaagaagaaaa gGAGGATAAGGATGACAGTAGGAAATCTGAAACACCAACACCGGAAGTAGACGAAGATGGTTTCTGTATTAGACCAAAAACAGAACCATGGGAGAATGAGAAAGGATTTTATTCCAGTTCAGATACCGATTCCGAAGATGATAGAGAACGAAAAATTCGAGTAGAAATAAAACCACTTAGCAATGGCGGAGCACCTATGAGCGCAAGTGTGGACGAACTTAGAGCAACGgtggaaaatttatctttatcgcCTGCACCAACg GGACGCAGAGGCTCAAATACCGACTCAGATCATCATATGAAAAGGTCTCAGTCAGTGTCACAGCAATTAGGAGGTAAGCCAAGCTCGGATTTACTTGGCCTAAACTTGTTCAATCCTAGCAGTACACCATCGAGCGCCTCAACGCCGACTGGTAGTCATCCATACGCGCCATTGCAAAGTCCTCCGCCGCTGTCTTTGTCACCGACGCCTCAACCACAGCCACCACAATCCGCACCACCTACACATCCTCATCCACGATTCCCTG ATGGAGATTTATTTTCGGAAGTAGGAGACATTACTCCGGCCTTACCTCCAAAACAATCCGCTTCTTCTACTCCGACAGGATCTATTATCATTCCTAGACCACCATCCCGAAGAGGAGAAGGTCCTTCACCAAGAGGTAGAAATTCACCAGCGACTATATCCAGAGCTGATAGCGTAGCTAGTTTAGAGTTTCGTACAGCCGGCGTTGGAGTTGGCTCTTCCAGAGGTCCATCGCCACTCACAATAGGACTTGCAGATACTATTCCTTTAGCAGTCGCCTTCCATGAAATAGTACACTCTTACTTTAGAGGTACTGATGAAACACGATGTCAGGTGAAACTCAGTGGAGATATGATGTTATCATTTCCTGCCGGTATTGTCACTGTGTTGGCGAATAATCCTAATCCTGCAAAACTAACGTTTCGAGTGCGCAACAGTAAtagattggaaaaattgtttcctAATAATCAACTCGTCAGCAT gGATGCCACACAGACAACTGTTGACAgtacaatttttgaattcaaCATGAGTGCCTTAACTACATTGTTACGCAAACAGGCTGAACAAAATCCTTCGGCTTCATATTTTAATGTCGATATACTCAAGTATCAAATCAAATGCAAGGAAGGCGCGGGTTCATGTCCTTTCCAGTTAGTTGCCTATTGGAAATGTGAAACGACTCATACAGACCTTAAG attgattataaatataatagtcgCGCTATGGCTTCTCCAAGTCCATTATTAAATCTCCATGTGGCTGCACCCATAGATGGAggttttaaatcattaaacagTAAACCTCAAGCACAATGGTTATCAGAAACAAATCGGATATTATGGAAGTTTACAGAATTATCACAGCATAGCGAAGGTAATGGTGTAGGTTCTTTGAAAGCACGAGTGGAACTAGGACATGGGCCAGGAAATCAAGGAACTATATTTACACAGTTTAATTGCGAAGGGACCACATTATCTGGAGTTGAGTTTGAACTTTTAGGCCCGGGATATAGATTAAGTTTAGTAAAACGTAGATTCGTATCTG GAAAGTATATTTGTGATGGAGATTCTGATTCACGAAGTAGATATGCTGCTCCACCATCGAATGTGGATTGA
- the LOC108003611 gene encoding F-BAR domain only protein 2 isoform X12 has protein sequence MTVDFADYFWGEKNNGFDVLYHNMKHGAVASKELAEFLKERSTIEENNYKVLSKLAKQAGSSSSIQGTFAPVWAALRGAAEKLAGLHLQMAQRVTELIKDVSKYTDELHKKHKAVKEEESSTLEIVQNIQSITVTLHKAKDMRTQKSLELEKLKKDNASQKELEKAEIKFKKAQDDYKTLVDKYMIIRNDFQTKMTQACRRFQDVEETHLKHMKEFLNIYADVLQSNHEQVGQVHIDFKRQCLDMTVDKLLEQFVQSKSTGFEKPGTFEYEEIMTSLGEMTSHSQLESNIETSKETSKGANGETGVAGNTHSSKNDRGLKGEGCQVDEEKGTVQEKENERLNERDRELSHVQATKASRRTTSLLNLFMSNSQGFLRSRREKRKEKKAKKKKDIVETSSNKEEKEDKDDSRKSETPTPEVDEDGFCIRPKTEPWENEKGFYSSSDTDSEDDRERKIRVEIKPLSNGGAPMSASVDELRATVENLSLSPAPTGRRGSNTDSDHHMKRSQSVSQQLGGKPSSDLLGLNLFNPSSTPSSASTPTGSHPYAPLQSPPPLSLSPTPQPQPPQSAPPTHPHPRFPDGDLFSEVGDITPALPPKQSASSTPTGSIIIPRPPSRRGEGPSPRGRNSPATISRADSVASLEFRTAGVGVGSSRGPSPLTIGLADTIPLAVAFHEIVHSYFRGTDETRCQVKLSGDMMLSFPAGIVTVLANNPNPAKLTFRVRNSNRLEKLFPNNQLVSMDATQTTVDSTIFEFNMSALTTLLRKQAEQNPSASYFNVDILKYQIKCKEGAGSCPFQLVAYWKCETTHTDLKIDYKYNSRAMASPSPLLNLHVAAPIDGGFKSLNSKPQAQWLSETNRILWKFTELSQHSEGNGVGSLKARVELGHGPGNQGTIFTQFNCEGTTLSGVEFELLGPGYRLSLVKRRFVSGKYICDGDSDSRSRYAAPPSNVD, from the exons ATGACTGTGGATTTCGCCGACTACTTTTGG gGCGAAAAGAATAATGGATTTGACGTGTTATATCATAACATGAAGCATGGTGCAGTTGCAAGTAAGGAGTTGGCTGAGTTTCTAAAAGAACGATCAactatagaagaaaataattataaggtTCTAAGTAAACTTGCAAAACAAGCTGGCAGTAGCAGTAGTATACAAGGAACATTTGCACCTGTTTGGGCTGCCTTAAGAGGTGCAGCAGAAAAACTTGCTGGCTTACATTTGCAAATGGCCCAAAGGGTCACTGAACTAATAAAAGATGTATCAAAATATACAGATGAATTGCATAAGAAACATAAGGct gtaaaagaagaagaatcatcTACCTTGGAAATTGTACAGAATATACAGAGTATTACTGTAACTTTACATAAAGCAAAAGATATGCGTACACAAAAGAGTctggaattggaaaaattaaagaaagataatgccagtcaaaaagaattagaaaaagcagaaattaagtttaaaaaagcCCAAGATGATTATAAAACTTTGgttgataaatatatgatcATACGGAATGATTTTCAAACCAAAATGACTCAAGCATGCAGG CGATTTCAAGATGTAGAAGAGACACATTTAAAACATATgaaggaatttttaaatatttatgcagaTGTTTTACAATCAAATCACGAACAAGTTGGTCAAGttcatatagattttaaaCGACAATGTTTGGATATGACAGTGGACAAACTTCTAGAACAATTTGTACAAAGCAAATCCACAGGTTTTGAAAAACcag gTACATTTGAATATGAAGAAATCATGACAAGTTTAGGAGAAATGACCAGTCATTCTCAATTGGAAAGCAATATTGAAACATCTAAGGAAACATCAAAAGGAGCAAATGGAGAAACAGGCGTTGCGGGTAACACTCACAGTTCAAAAAACGATCGGGGATTAAAAGGGGAGGGTTGTCAGGTGGATGAGGAAAAGGGGACggtacaagaaaaagaaaatgaaagactGAATGAAAGGGATAGAGAACTGTCACATGTACAAGCCACCAAGGCTTCCCGCCGTACTACCTCGCTACTCAACCTGTTCATGTCCAACTCCCAGG GGTTTCTTCGCagcagaagagaaaaaagaaaagaaaagaaggcaaaaaagaagaaggatatTGTGGAAACGAGCAGcaacaaagaagaaaa gGAGGATAAGGATGACAGTAGGAAATCTGAAACACCAACACCGGAAGTAGACGAAGATGGTTTCTGTATTAGACCAAAAACAGAACCATGGGAGAATGAGAAAGGATTTTATTCCAGTTCAGATACCGATTCCGAAGATGATAGAGAACGAAAAATTCGAGTAGAAATAAAACCACTTAGCAATGGCGGAGCACCTATGAGCGCAAGTGTGGACGAACTTAGAGCAACGgtggaaaatttatctttatcgcCTGCACCAACg GGACGCAGAGGCTCAAATACCGACTCAGATCATCATATGAAAAGGTCTCAGTCAGTGTCACAGCAATTAGGAGGTAAGCCAAGCTCGGATTTACTTGGCCTAAACTTGTTCAATCCTAGCAGTACACCATCGAGCGCCTCAACGCCGACTGGTAGTCATCCATACGCGCCATTGCAAAGTCCTCCGCCGCTGTCTTTGTCACCGACGCCTCAACCACAGCCACCACAATCCGCACCACCTACACATCCTCATCCACGATTCCCTG ATGGAGATTTATTTTCGGAAGTAGGAGACATTACTCCGGCCTTACCTCCAAAACAATCCGCTTCTTCTACTCCGACAGGATCTATTATCATTCCTAGACCACCATCCCGAAGAGGAGAAGGTCCTTCACCAAGAGGTAGAAATTCACCAGCGACTATATCCAGAGCTGATAGCGTAGCTAGTTTAGAGTTTCGTACAGCCGGCGTTGGAGTTGGCTCTTCCAGAGGTCCATCGCCACTCACAATAGGACTTGCAGATACTATTCCTTTAGCAGTCGCCTTCCATGAAATAGTACACTCTTACTTTAGAGGTACTGATGAAACACGATGTCAGGTGAAACTCAGTGGAGATATGATGTTATCATTTCCTGCCGGTATTGTCACTGTGTTGGCGAATAATCCTAATCCTGCAAAACTAACGTTTCGAGTGCGCAACAGTAAtagattggaaaaattgtttcctAATAATCAACTCGTCAGCAT gGATGCCACACAGACAACTGTTGACAgtacaatttttgaattcaaCATGAGTGCCTTAACTACATTGTTACGCAAACAGGCTGAACAAAATCCTTCGGCTTCATATTTTAATGTCGATATACTCAAGTATCAAATCAAATGCAAGGAAGGCGCGGGTTCATGTCCTTTCCAGTTAGTTGCCTATTGGAAATGTGAAACGACTCATACAGACCTTAAG attgattataaatataatagtcgCGCTATGGCTTCTCCAAGTCCATTATTAAATCTCCATGTGGCTGCACCCATAGATGGAggttttaaatcattaaacagTAAACCTCAAGCACAATGGTTATCAGAAACAAATCGGATATTATGGAAGTTTACAGAATTATCACAGCATAGCGAAGGTAATGGTGTAGGTTCTTTGAAAGCACGAGTGGAACTAGGACATGGGCCAGGAAATCAAGGAACTATATTTACACAGTTTAATTGCGAAGGGACCACATTATCTGGAGTTGAGTTTGAACTTTTAGGCCCGGGATATAGATTAAGTTTAGTAAAACGTAGATTCGTATCTG GAAAGTATATTTGTGATGGAGATTCTGATTCACGAAGTAGATATGCTGCTCCACCATCGAATGTGGATTGA
- the LOC108003611 gene encoding F-BAR domain only protein 2 isoform X3, whose protein sequence is MTVDFADYFWGEKNNGFDVLYHNMKHGAVASKELAEFLKERSTIEENNYKVLSKLAKQAGSSSSIQGTFAPVWAALRGAAEKLAGLHLQMAQRVTELIKDVSKYTDELHKKHKAVKEEESSTLEIVQNIQSITVTLHKAKDMRTQKSLELEKLKKDNASQKELEKAEIKFKKAQDDYKTLVDKYMIIRNDFQTKMTQACRRFQDVEETHLKHMKEFLNIYADVLQSNHEQVGQVHIDFKRQCLDMTVDKLLEQFVQSKSTGFEKPGTFEYEEIMTSLGEMTSHSQLESNIETSKETSKGANGETGVAGNTHSSKNDRGLKGEGCQVDEEKGTVQEKENERLNERDRELSHVQATKASRRTTSLLNLFMSNSQDKQKQAGSGSAPATPQGNNLPPAVPPPSISRNPLRGSKLVTRIMVPPLCTLLDQQWFLRSRREKRKEKKAKKKKDIVETSSNKEEKSDLEDKDDSRKSETPTPEVDEDGFCIRPKTEPWENEKGFYSSSDTDSEDDRERKIRVEIKPLSNGGAPMSASVDELRATVENLSLSPAPTGRRGSNTDSDHHMKRSQSVSQQLGGKPSSDLLGLNLFNPSSTPSSASTPTGSHPYAPLQSPPPLSLSPTPQPQPPQSAPPTHPHPRFPDGDLFSEVGDITPALPPKQSASSTPTGSIIIPRPPSRRGEGPSPRGRNSPATISRADSVASLEFRTAGVGVGSSRGPSPLTIGLADTIPLAVAFHEIVHSYFRGTDETRCQVKLSGDMMLSFPAGIVTVLANNPNPAKLTFRVRNSNRLEKLFPNNQLVSMDATQTTVDSTIFEFNMSALTTLLRKQAEQNPSASYFNVDILKYQIKCKEGAGSCPFQLVAYWKCETTHTDLKIDYKYNSRAMASPSPLLNLHVAAPIDGGFKSLNSKPQAQWLSETNRILWKFTELSQHSEGNGVGSLKARVELGHGPGNQGTIFTQFNCEGTTLSGVEFELLGPGYRLSLVKRRFVSGKYICDGDSDSRSRYAAPPSNVD, encoded by the exons ATGACTGTGGATTTCGCCGACTACTTTTGG gGCGAAAAGAATAATGGATTTGACGTGTTATATCATAACATGAAGCATGGTGCAGTTGCAAGTAAGGAGTTGGCTGAGTTTCTAAAAGAACGATCAactatagaagaaaataattataaggtTCTAAGTAAACTTGCAAAACAAGCTGGCAGTAGCAGTAGTATACAAGGAACATTTGCACCTGTTTGGGCTGCCTTAAGAGGTGCAGCAGAAAAACTTGCTGGCTTACATTTGCAAATGGCCCAAAGGGTCACTGAACTAATAAAAGATGTATCAAAATATACAGATGAATTGCATAAGAAACATAAGGct gtaaaagaagaagaatcatcTACCTTGGAAATTGTACAGAATATACAGAGTATTACTGTAACTTTACATAAAGCAAAAGATATGCGTACACAAAAGAGTctggaattggaaaaattaaagaaagataatgccagtcaaaaagaattagaaaaagcagaaattaagtttaaaaaagcCCAAGATGATTATAAAACTTTGgttgataaatatatgatcATACGGAATGATTTTCAAACCAAAATGACTCAAGCATGCAGG CGATTTCAAGATGTAGAAGAGACACATTTAAAACATATgaaggaatttttaaatatttatgcagaTGTTTTACAATCAAATCACGAACAAGTTGGTCAAGttcatatagattttaaaCGACAATGTTTGGATATGACAGTGGACAAACTTCTAGAACAATTTGTACAAAGCAAATCCACAGGTTTTGAAAAACcag gTACATTTGAATATGAAGAAATCATGACAAGTTTAGGAGAAATGACCAGTCATTCTCAATTGGAAAGCAATATTGAAACATCTAAGGAAACATCAAAAGGAGCAAATGGAGAAACAGGCGTTGCGGGTAACACTCACAGTTCAAAAAACGATCGGGGATTAAAAGGGGAGGGTTGTCAGGTGGATGAGGAAAAGGGGACggtacaagaaaaagaaaatgaaagactGAATGAAAGGGATAGAGAACTGTCACATGTACAAGCCACCAAGGCTTCCCGCCGTACTACCTCGCTACTCAACCTGTTCATGTCCAACTCCCAGG ACAAACAGAAGCAAGCAGGGTCTGGTTCGGCACCTGCAACTCCTCAGGGGAACAACCTGCCTCCTGCTGTTCCACCTCCCAGCATCTCCAGGAACCCTCTCAGAGGATCTAAAT TGGTAACGCGTATTATGGTTCCTCCACTCTGCACTCTTTTAGATCAGCAAT GGTTTCTTCGCagcagaagagaaaaaagaaaagaaaagaaggcaaaaaagaagaaggatatTGTGGAAACGAGCAGcaacaaagaagaaaagtcTGATCT gGAGGATAAGGATGACAGTAGGAAATCTGAAACACCAACACCGGAAGTAGACGAAGATGGTTTCTGTATTAGACCAAAAACAGAACCATGGGAGAATGAGAAAGGATTTTATTCCAGTTCAGATACCGATTCCGAAGATGATAGAGAACGAAAAATTCGAGTAGAAATAAAACCACTTAGCAATGGCGGAGCACCTATGAGCGCAAGTGTGGACGAACTTAGAGCAACGgtggaaaatttatctttatcgcCTGCACCAACg GGACGCAGAGGCTCAAATACCGACTCAGATCATCATATGAAAAGGTCTCAGTCAGTGTCACAGCAATTAGGAGGTAAGCCAAGCTCGGATTTACTTGGCCTAAACTTGTTCAATCCTAGCAGTACACCATCGAGCGCCTCAACGCCGACTGGTAGTCATCCATACGCGCCATTGCAAAGTCCTCCGCCGCTGTCTTTGTCACCGACGCCTCAACCACAGCCACCACAATCCGCACCACCTACACATCCTCATCCACGATTCCCTG ATGGAGATTTATTTTCGGAAGTAGGAGACATTACTCCGGCCTTACCTCCAAAACAATCCGCTTCTTCTACTCCGACAGGATCTATTATCATTCCTAGACCACCATCCCGAAGAGGAGAAGGTCCTTCACCAAGAGGTAGAAATTCACCAGCGACTATATCCAGAGCTGATAGCGTAGCTAGTTTAGAGTTTCGTACAGCCGGCGTTGGAGTTGGCTCTTCCAGAGGTCCATCGCCACTCACAATAGGACTTGCAGATACTATTCCTTTAGCAGTCGCCTTCCATGAAATAGTACACTCTTACTTTAGAGGTACTGATGAAACACGATGTCAGGTGAAACTCAGTGGAGATATGATGTTATCATTTCCTGCCGGTATTGTCACTGTGTTGGCGAATAATCCTAATCCTGCAAAACTAACGTTTCGAGTGCGCAACAGTAAtagattggaaaaattgtttcctAATAATCAACTCGTCAGCAT gGATGCCACACAGACAACTGTTGACAgtacaatttttgaattcaaCATGAGTGCCTTAACTACATTGTTACGCAAACAGGCTGAACAAAATCCTTCGGCTTCATATTTTAATGTCGATATACTCAAGTATCAAATCAAATGCAAGGAAGGCGCGGGTTCATGTCCTTTCCAGTTAGTTGCCTATTGGAAATGTGAAACGACTCATACAGACCTTAAG attgattataaatataatagtcgCGCTATGGCTTCTCCAAGTCCATTATTAAATCTCCATGTGGCTGCACCCATAGATGGAggttttaaatcattaaacagTAAACCTCAAGCACAATGGTTATCAGAAACAAATCGGATATTATGGAAGTTTACAGAATTATCACAGCATAGCGAAGGTAATGGTGTAGGTTCTTTGAAAGCACGAGTGGAACTAGGACATGGGCCAGGAAATCAAGGAACTATATTTACACAGTTTAATTGCGAAGGGACCACATTATCTGGAGTTGAGTTTGAACTTTTAGGCCCGGGATATAGATTAAGTTTAGTAAAACGTAGATTCGTATCTG GAAAGTATATTTGTGATGGAGATTCTGATTCACGAAGTAGATATGCTGCTCCACCATCGAATGTGGATTGA